Genomic segment of Bdellovibrio bacteriovorus:
TTCCCCTGAAATAAGAGCCCCTGTTTCTGCATGAATAAGCCAGGGAACCAGAGCGAAATGAATGAGAAGTATCTGTACAAAAAGGGGAGTGCCGCGAAAAAATGAAATATAAATTTGCGAAGGTGTTTTTACGAAAAGTTTAAGAGGCCAACGCCAGGGGCCTCTTTCGGCGCGGGCGATTTTACCCAAGCCTAACATTAAACCTAAAAGGGTCCCGAAAAAAACTCCAATGGCAGTTAGGGTGAGAGTGGTCCACAAACCCCGAATGAAAAGGGGCATGTACTCTGCGATGATATCCGTGCGAAACCATTCAAACATGGACTATTTCTTTCCAAAATATTTATCGTAGATCTTTTGGTAAGTTCCATCCTTTTTGATGGCTTGAAGAGCAGCATTGATTTTATTTAAAAGCTCAGTATTGCCCTTCTTCACTGCAATTCCATAGTGTTCTTTGGCGAAACTAGGATCAGCGACGGTTTTAAAAGCTTTTGTATTGTTCGCTAAAAAGTTATTAACTACGCCATTATCAGCAACCACCGCATCGACACCGCCGTTCACTAATTCTTGCAATGCCAAGGGAGTGCCTTCAAAGCGCTTAATATTGAGGTCCGTCTTGCCGAGCAATCCGCTGACGACTTCATCACCCGTGGTTCCGGTTTGCACACCGATTTTAAGTCCACGTAGCTCGGTAAACTTGGTCACCTTGGATTTCAGTGGCAAAGCAATCAATTGCACCGCTTCAAAATAAGGCTCTGAAAAATCCATGACCTTTTTTCTTTCGCTGTTGATCGTGATAGCAGAGATCAGGATGTCGCGGTCTCCTGAGGCCAATTGGTTGAATAGACCTTCCCACGGAGTATTAATGATTTTAATCTTGAACCCGGCCTTGTCTGCGACAGCTTGAATCAAGTCGATATCAAATCCTTCGACGGATTTATCGGCGTTCTCACTTTCAAACGGGGCGTAGGCTGCGTCGGTCCCAACGACCAACTCTGGAGGCATGGATTTAGTTGCTACGGTCGAGTCATCCTTTTTTGTGCAAGAAAGGAGGAAAGGAAGCACCACTAGCAGCAGCCACAAATTTCTCATGAAAACCTCGTCCAGAGTTTATATGGCTCACT
This window contains:
- a CDS encoding basic amino acid ABC transporter substrate-binding protein, with translation MRNLWLLLVVLPFLLSCTKKDDSTVATKSMPPELVVGTDAAYAPFESENADKSVEGFDIDLIQAVADKAGFKIKIINTPWEGLFNQLASGDRDILISAITINSERKKVMDFSEPYFEAVQLIALPLKSKVTKFTELRGLKIGVQTGTTGDEVVSGLLGKTDLNIKRFEGTPLALQELVNGGVDAVVADNGVVNNFLANNTKAFKTVADPSFAKEHYGIAVKKGNTELLNKINAALQAIKKDGTYQKIYDKYFGKK